A window of Cyanobacteriota bacterium contains these coding sequences:
- a CDS encoding thioredoxin domain-containing protein gives MSGLGSCELAGFVKGKPAALATKPKKSLLCIGSIIIIYHKLALKVSKNGKNNYMLRLSLLISLVIGSNFSYLSAKVDKDIEKQVLEVIEKNPEFISEVLINYAKDKQKNDEAEKFQKSLEKRYQISIDDSPSVGNKNAKYQLIAFVDLQCSFCKKAELTISKLQEKYGKDILVVYKNYPLAFNEEAENASKAALAANLQGKFSEYKNNLYENQVLLGEHMYLEIAKNLNLDIEKFNQDRSSKAIQALINQDSKQAEKLDITGTPCFFLNGVKIPGAYPVDYFEKIIGKL, from the coding sequence GTGTCAGGTTTGGGCTCTTGTGAGCTTGCCGGTTTCGTAAAAGGCAAACCCGCAGCACTAGCCACCAAACCTAAGAAATCTCTTCTGTGTATTGGTTCCATTATTATTATTTACCACAAATTAGCCCTCAAAGTATCCAAAAATGGGAAAAATAACTATATGCTACGACTCAGCTTATTAATTAGTCTTGTGATTGGATCAAATTTTTCCTACCTCAGTGCCAAAGTAGATAAGGATATAGAAAAACAAGTGCTAGAAGTAATAGAAAAAAACCCCGAATTTATTAGTGAGGTTTTGATTAACTATGCCAAAGATAAACAAAAAAATGATGAGGCAGAAAAATTCCAAAAATCCCTCGAAAAAAGATACCAAATCTCCATCGACGACTCACCTAGTGTCGGTAATAAAAATGCTAAATATCAATTAATTGCTTTTGTCGATTTACAGTGTTCATTTTGTAAAAAAGCAGAACTAACTATTTCAAAATTACAAGAAAAATATGGCAAGGATATATTGGTGGTTTATAAAAATTATCCTTTAGCTTTTAATGAAGAAGCTGAGAATGCTTCTAAAGCGGCTCTTGCAGCAAATCTACAAGGTAAATTTAGTGAATACAAAAATAATCTTTATGAGAATCAAGTCTTGTTAGGTGAACATATGTATTTGGAGATAGCCAAAAATTTAAACCTTGATATAGAAAAATTTAACCAAGATAGATCTAGTAAGGCAATTCAAGCACTAATAAACCAAGATAGCAAACAAGCTGAAAAACTCGATATCACAGGTACCCCATGTTTTTTTCTTAACGGCGTTAAGATACCTGGCGCTTATCCAGTAGATTATTTCGAAAAAATAATTGGCAAACTTTAG